In the genome of Drosophila kikkawai strain 14028-0561.14 chromosome 2R, DkikHiC1v2, whole genome shotgun sequence, the window CTGCACCTCCACCTTGATCCACTCCTCGTCCGTCAGCGTGGGCCAAATGTGATGCGCCTCCGTGATGGTGGTCTTATCCGGCTTCAGGATGATCTTTGTTCGCTCCGTATTGACGTGGAGGGCGCGCAGGATCAGGATGAGACGACTGAAGGCCGTGTACGAGGAGATGGTCTTGAGCCAGTCGTCGTACAGGTTGAACAGCACCATCTGGGGCTCGGTGGCCTTGAGGATGAGGTCGCCGAACTTCTCCACCTTGAGGCAGGCCTGGAAGGGCAGCTGCAGCTCCGAGCCCTTGATCACAATGTTGGGGAAGTCGAGCAAGTGCACCTCCAGCGGATCCAACATGCCCTTCCGCGTGACAATGATCTGCTTGGGCTGCTCCTCCACGGGCAGCGACCTAATCAGGGCCGCCACCTCCTCGGCCGTCTTCCACTTGGCCAGCTGGCCCAAACGCTTCTGGCCAGCCCACACCGACGTATGGATGATCTTGAGGAAGAGCTGACCCGTTCGCGGGTTGAAGATGAAGATGGCTCCATTAATCGGCTTCGTGGTCAGATTTCCCTCGAATGTCTTGTGGATGGTCACGCGATACACATTGGTGTCGTCCACGAACCAGATGATCTGGTTGGAGAACAGCTCCCCGTAGTTCTGGGAACTCAGGTAGGGCTCCGTGGGCTCCGAGGAGTATAGCTGCAGTGCCTTGCGGATGCGCTCGCGGAGCACATAGAGCGCGGGATTCGCCTTCATGATCTTGGCCATGGCCTGCTGGATGAGGGTCTTGCAGCCGGGGAACCAGTTGCCATACGCAGAGTGCAGATTGTACGCCAGGTCAATGGCTATCAGCACGCCCGTGGGCGAGGGATAAATTGACATGTTGTCCGTGGTGTAGTCGAGGAACTTGGCTCTCGCATAGCGCTCCACATCGTGCGAATCGTAGTCGCCCCAACGCAGCTGGATGTCCAGCCAGTACTTCTGGGTGGTGGTGTTGTCCATGGTATCCTTGGTATCCGCCAGCAGCGAGGGTCGTGACACGTTCCACTTGTAGGCGGGGAACAGCAGGATGTCCGCGCACGACGAGTTCATCTTGTAGGACTTTCGCGGATGGATCGTCTCCTTCTGCACCGTCTCAATCTCCAGGGCGTCCAGCTCCTGATCAAACACCTGGCACAAATCCATCACAATCGACTCGTGGATCTTCTGCCACAAATGGGCACGGAAGATCTGGATCAGGGAGATCTTCAGCGTTGGAATCTTGCCGTGCATGAAGATGCCCGTCAAATCCAGTTGCACCTGGAAACCAACGTAGACATTGGCTCGATTGATGGTCGGCGACCACCACAGGGTGAAGCGACGGTTCGGAATCTGGTTGAGACCGGATCGCTGGGCATTGGTCAGCTTTTTGTACTTCATAGACTCCTCGAAGCCGGAGGCCTTCTCCCAGAACAGACCCTCCCAGGTGGGGAAGTAGGTGCCCTTGAAGAGTGTGTGCTCCAGAATGCCCTCCACTCCGCCTAAGGCCTGAATCATGTCCGTGCGGTAGTTGTTCAGGTTCCACAGCTTGCCGTCGTGCCGCTGATGCGTCCACCAGAAGGGATTCTGCTTCAGCACCTGGTACTGCTTGAACTCGGTCCGGATGCGCCAGCCCTTGTCGTAGGCCAGAGTGTGTCGGTCCTTCTGGAAGAGCGTATTGATGCGGGGAATACCACGATCCCAGCTGTCCTCCAAATCCTCAAGCGTCAGTCGTCGGTTCTGGGCATTCGCCTCCTGGCGCTTCAAGGCATACTCGGCCCACACACGCTGCGAGTCGATGAACTCGCTCTCCCACGGCTGGATATAGCGATACAAGTTGGGTATGAGTTGATCCTCATCGTGGGACATGCCTGTGGGGGGAATTTATTCATAAGAAACTCTgattatagtttttaattcGACTAGAACCCACCTGATCGGAAGTGGGTGATGCCCACATCGGTTTGCTTGGACCAGCGCAGATCCGATTGCGGAATCAGGACGTGGCCCATGCTCAGCATGCCCAGACCGCCCAACTCCTTGGGTGTGTAGAACACCACGGGCGGGAAACGCGAGGGCATCTTGGAGTTCAAACCAATCTTGATGCGCGTCTGGATCTTGTTCTCGCACTTGACCAAAAGATCGAGCAGCTCTTGGGTATTGACCACAGCCTCGCGGAAATAGGTCATCAAGCCAATTAAAGCAGTATTCCATTTGTTTACAATCTACGAAAACCAAAGAAATATTAGTAAAAATCCAAATTGttcaatttcatttcaattttacCTTCGTAAAGGTTGTGGATCCGGAGGCCATCAGTATCTGTCTCACTCGATTGTGGAAGCGTCCCAGGGACTCGTCATCCACACGTAGGAAACACTGAGCAGTTCGCTCCTTGGTTATCTCATTCTGCAAGTTCCACACGCCGTCACGATGCGTAAACTCCTCGTTTTGAGTGCGACACTGTAAGGAAAAGTAAATTGATAAACTGATCTTCAAATAAGACTTGGTGTTTTAAGGAACCTTTGGCAAAATGCGGCACTCAAAGCCGCTCATGTTGAACAGCAGATTGGGATTATCCTTGGAATACACAGACACAAATGTGCTCTCCCAACCTATGGTGGTGACAGAGCGCGGCAGACGGTTCTTGATATCCCAGAAGACAGCGCGACCTCTGCAAGTATATAAGAAGTTATTAGGGActataaaactatataaattataagaagAAACCTACAGATTGACATCGTGCTTCATCAAACGCATGCGAGCATCTCTCGGCCAGCACTTCTTGTTGTTATAACCCACAATATTCTCGTTGTTCGGATCCGGATGCTCGGTGAGGTAGCGCTGTATAAGATCGCGTGCCTCCTCCGCTGAGAATCTAAAGAACAAGTGGATGCGGTCGACGTAGCGGCAGTACAGGCGAATCGGATGTGCCGTTTCGGTGACCGCATCCTGGAAAGTAAGAAAATCGTTGGGCATTTGAGGCGGCCCCGCCATCTCGCTGGATCGGTGCAGGCCCAAGACCAGGAGATCCAACACCAGGCCATAGTACTGCGTGATGAACGAGGAGAACTGCAGACCGCGAATGATGCCATAGCTGTTGGTGTGGTTCATGTCCTTGTAGTTGATCACCACATTGTTTTTGGCCGTCATATAATCGGCGATATTGTGATCCACAATGAGACGTAAGAGACGATTGAGCAGCGTCAAATCAATCTTTTCGTAGAGCTTTTCGAATCGCGATTCAAGCAGGACATTGCACTCGCCCTCACCCACATCCCACACCTCCTGCAGGTTGTTGATGCctgtgaaaaaaaagaattttatataaaattcggTAATAAAAGGTTTGTTTTACACTTCACTGGATGCACTTCCTTGATGTGGATAGGATTCCATCTTTGGCGTGAGGTTTGCAACAAGGGGATCATCAAATACATATCACTTTGCCACAAATCACACACCCAAAATGCCCACTTGATAGTCACAAATGCCAAGATTTCAGCTCAGAATAAATCCTTACCCTGACACCACTTGTAGGCCagcagtggcggtggctctgTATCGCTGGGCTTAATCCAGGGCGGGAACAGACGTCGCTTGTCGGCCTCATACCACAGATACTGGTCCAGATAGGCGTCCGTGATCTTCTCCAGCGGCTCCACCTCATAGACGGGGATCAGATGACTGTACAAGTCCATGAACTCGATGCCAACCTGGAATTCAAGTTGGAAAtctgtaaatttaaattgaaataaaaacaaattcgcAGAATACAAACCTCTTTGAAGGCTCGCTGCGTAAGCAAATGACGCTTGATGCGGGACAAGGCCTCGTGGGGATTGTCGTAGGCCTGCTCGATGAGACCCAGCTCCTCGCGCTGGCTTTGGTTCAAGCGGGACTTGACACTGTAGGCCTCCTTCAAGCGCTCCAAAGCCAGAATTAACAGCTTGGTGTCATGCTTATAGGAGAGCGGAGGGAAAGGAATGGGCGCAAAGCGACGCGACTCCAGCCAATGGACTGTGGTGGTATAAATGGCCACAGCTTCCTCCGGGGAAATGTACGGGCCATCCTTGAGGTAATTATGCTGCCTCTCCTGCTCCGCCTTCAGATACAGGCGCGTCAATCGCCCCAGATTCTTCTTGCACACCGTCTTGTCCACGGTGGCGCCACGTCGAATACGCTCCCGATTATAGTGAGCCGTGTTTGTCCACCAGTCAGCCTTCATCTTTACGTAACGCAGGATCATATTCTCAATGGGTATGGGCAGACCCGGCACCTTCCACGGTATGTTGGCCTTCCAGCAGCGCCAGGCCTCCGACAGATGCTGCAGAATGGTGCGTGCCTTGTTCTGTTTGATGCCCTCGGGCATCATGTCCACGATATCGTGCATTACGGAGGCACGCAGCTCAAGATCAAAGTGAGACTCAACGCGCTGCTTGGTCACCGTCTTGGCCACGCCCTTGGAGTGTCGTCCCTCGAACTGACGCGACAGCAGATTGCCCAGCCAGCGTTCCAGCAGGGGAGTGATGCCGCGCATAAAGAAGAGCCACACTCGCCAACCGGGCGCCCAGAAACCACAGCCAGGACCCTTGCCAACAGGTCCGGTGTTGAAGCGATAGTAAATCAGATGCTTCAGATCCTTGCACATCCGAATCTGCCTCATCAGCTTGTACTTGTAGCGATACATGCCCGTCAGCTGACCCACATGGGCGAAGATGTACTGCAGTCCGTCGGCCAACTGGAAGGCGTCCACATTGTTCAGCCGATATTGAACGTGCGAGTCAATGATTAGCTTGGTTAAGCGCAAGATCTCACGGCACAAGTGGAATGCTGGAAGAAAACAATGATTTAtataatgatttaatttattaaataagaagCTTACCATTTCCGAAACGTGACTTTTTACGCTCCTTGGTGGTCAAGGTCTTCACGGGCTTCAAATTGAAGTTGTAATCCAAATGCAAATAGTTCAGATTCTTTCGGTGAATCAGGAGGTTAAGCATGTTGTATCCCTGACGGCAAACCTGCAGACCAGCCTCCACCCAGTCCAGGGTGGTGGTCTGGAAGAACTTGGTGGCCTTGAACGAACGGAAGAGGTAGCTACAAAAGACAAAACAATCATCagaaaattctataaaatatgcTAAATATGCTTATATTCTCACCGTTTCTTTTGCGGCTTGGGCTTGCGATGCTTCAGGGCATTCAAGACATAGTACTTGAGCAGCTTTTGATAGCTCACGCGCACCTTGACCGGATGACCGGGCGGACAGTGCTCCTTGTACCAGCATTTGACCAGCGGTACATCGATGGCTCGGCGCGAGCGACCCGAGCGCATGTTAAAGGGACGCGGAGCCCACAGCAGGGAAATGCCATTGGCGGTGTTGTCAGTGTACAGAGGTGTGTCCTGCAGGAAGGGTTGAACATCGTCCGGCAGCGTGaactcctcatcatcatccggCAGGGGCTCCTGCACCTTGGAGTTGGCATTGCGATGCGAAATGGGATTGATGAGCGGGTCAAAGTAAAAGGCGGGCAAATCGGGATCTTCGGTCTTGATGTAGACCACGTTGGGAGTGTGATACCTGCAATGGGAcaagtattttattattgtgaatCCTTTAAGGTGCGTCGAAA includes:
- the Prp8 gene encoding pre-mRNA-processing-splicing factor 8 — its product is MSIPPYMIPQNAWAAQLMAQQAYAAAHAQQAQLHAQQQMANQIQQIPPPGAPLPPPGGHANGIPTPAGQGQGPGLGQIPTPKPDILTEEKMQEKALKWQHLQSKRFAEKRKFGFVDTQKEDMPPEHIRKIIRDHGDMTSRKYRHDKRVYLGALKYMPHAVLKLLENMPMPWEQIRDVQVLYHITGAITFVNEIPWVIEPVYIAQWGTMWIMMRREKRDRRHFKRMRFPPFDDEEPPLDYADNVLDVEPLEAIQIELDNDEDNAVYKWFYDHRPLVDTPFVNGSTYRKWNLSLPQLATLYRLANQLLTDLVDNNFFYLFDPKSFFTAKALNMAIPGGPKFEPLIKDHNVGDEDWNEFNDINKVIIRQPIRTEYRIAFPYLYNNMPHFVHLSWYHTPNVVYIKTEDPDLPAFYFDPLINPISHRNANSKVQEPLPDDDEEFTLPDDVQPFLQDTPLYTDNTANGISLLWAPRPFNMRSGRSRRAIDVPLVKCWYKEHCPPGHPVKVRVSYQKLLKYYVLNALKHRKPKPQKKRYLFRSFKATKFFQTTTLDWVEAGLQVCRQGYNMLNLLIHRKNLNYLHLDYNFNLKPVKTLTTKERKKSRFGNAFHLCREILRLTKLIIDSHVQYRLNNVDAFQLADGLQYIFAHVGQLTGMYRYKYKLMRQIRMCKDLKHLIYYRFNTGPVGKGPGCGFWAPGWRVWLFFMRGITPLLERWLGNLLSRQFEGRHSKGVAKTVTKQRVESHFDLELRASVMHDIVDMMPEGIKQNKARTILQHLSEAWRCWKANIPWKVPGLPIPIENMILRYVKMKADWWTNTAHYNRERIRRGATVDKTVCKKNLGRLTRLYLKAEQERQHNYLKDGPYISPEEAVAIYTTTVHWLESRRFAPIPFPPLSYKHDTKLLILALERLKEAYSVKSRLNQSQREELGLIEQAYDNPHEALSRIKRHLLTQRAFKEVGIEFMDLYSHLIPVYEVEPLEKITDAYLDQYLWYEADKRRLFPPWIKPSDTEPPPLLAYKWCQGINNLQEVWDVGEGECNVLLESRFEKLYEKIDLTLLNRLLRLIVDHNIADYMTAKNNVVINYKDMNHTNSYGIIRGLQFSSFITQYYGLVLDLLVLGLHRSSEMAGPPQMPNDFLTFQDAVTETAHPIRLYCRYVDRIHLFFRFSAEEARDLIQRYLTEHPDPNNENIVGYNNKKCWPRDARMRLMKHDVNLGRAVFWDIKNRLPRSVTTIGWESTFVSVYSKDNPNLLFNMSGFECRILPKCRTQNEEFTHRDGVWNLQNEITKERTAQCFLRVDDESLGRFHNRVRQILMASGSTTFTKIVNKWNTALIGLMTYFREAVVNTQELLDLLVKCENKIQTRIKIGLNSKMPSRFPPVVFYTPKELGGLGMLSMGHVLIPQSDLRWSKQTDVGITHFRSGMSHDEDQLIPNLYRYIQPWESEFIDSQRVWAEYALKRQEANAQNRRLTLEDLEDSWDRGIPRINTLFQKDRHTLAYDKGWRIRTEFKQYQVLKQNPFWWTHQRHDGKLWNLNNYRTDMIQALGGVEGILEHTLFKGTYFPTWEGLFWEKASGFEESMKYKKLTNAQRSGLNQIPNRRFTLWWSPTINRANVYVGFQVQLDLTGIFMHGKIPTLKISLIQIFRAHLWQKIHESIVMDLCQVFDQELDALEIETVQKETIHPRKSYKMNSSCADILLFPAYKWNVSRPSLLADTKDTMDNTTTQKYWLDIQLRWGDYDSHDVERYARAKFLDYTTDNMSIYPSPTGVLIAIDLAYNLHSAYGNWFPGCKTLIQQAMAKIMKANPALYVLRERIRKALQLYSSEPTEPYLSSQNYGELFSNQIIWFVDDTNVYRVTIHKTFEGNLTTKPINGAIFIFNPRTGQLFLKIIHTSVWAGQKRLGQLAKWKTAEEVAALIRSLPVEEQPKQIIVTRKGMLDPLEVHLLDFPNIVIKGSELQLPFQACLKVEKFGDLILKATEPQMVLFNLYDDWLKTISSYTAFSRLILILRALHVNTERTKIILKPDKTTITEAHHIWPTLTDEEWIKVEVQLKDLILADYGKKNNVNVASLTQSEIRDIILGMEISAPSAQRQQIAEIEKQTKEQNQLTATTTRTTNKHGDEIITSTTSNYETQTFSSKTEWRVRAISATNLHLRTNHIYVSSDDIKETGYTYILPKNILKKFVTISDLRAQIAGYLYGVSPPDNPQVKEIRCIVMPPQWGTHQTINLPNALPTHQYLKDMEPLGWIHTQPNELPQLSPQDITTHAKIMQENSNWDGEKTIVITCSFTPGSCSLTAYKLTPSGFEWGSKNTDKGNNPKGYLPSHYERVQMLLSNKFLGFFMVPAQSSWNYNFMGVRHDPNMKYELQLANPKEFYHELHRTSHFLLFSNLEDGGDGAGADREDVYA